The Deltaproteobacteria bacterium DNA segment TGCCCTCGCTTGACCTTATAGCCCTTGCGCCTTTTCTTCTTCATAACGACTATCTTTTTACTACGGCCGTGCTCCAAAACCTTAGCTTGTACCGTGGCAGATTCCACTAAAGGCCTGCCGATCTTAATTTGGGTGTCATCCGCCACCATCAGGACTTCAGGAATCTCGACATCCGAACCTGCTTCAGCATCGAGCTTTTCCACCCTTAGCACTTCCCCCGGACAAACCTTATACTGTTTTCCGCCTGTCTTGATAACAGCGTACATGACTTCCTCCAAAATTAACTAAACAAAAACGAAAATTAACATGAAATCAATAGCTGTCAAGGAAATTTGACTCCAATTCAGTC contains these protein-coding regions:
- the rplU gene encoding 50S ribosomal protein L21; amino-acid sequence: MYAVIKTGGKQYKVCPGEVLRVEKLDAEAGSDVEIPEVLMVADDTQIKIGRPLVESATVQAKVLEHGRSKKIVVMKKKRRKGYKVKRGHRQPFTTLEIKEIRVQGD